One window of the Salvia splendens isolate huo1 chromosome 1, SspV2, whole genome shotgun sequence genome contains the following:
- the LOC121805996 gene encoding uncharacterized protein LOC121805996, with product MAIHLRNGKTYEGPSLSETTKDAILEPKAAVAEKLKGKITEQRDIGGTSGVKVPLSEALKQKTKKDEQFARFLDIFRKVHVNIPLIEALQADAEVWEVSEGGDSPEDHALLQRKLPAKLKDPGSFTVDCLIGGYKVENALCDLGASINLMPLSVFKQMNIGTLKPTSATLQMADRSVVYPKGIVEDLLIKVGEFIFPIDFMVLDMEEDKGVPLLLGRPFLATAEANINVKKGELTIFMGEESQTFSQKPRSMDGRTEECKVVRLKHQVTTEEGGSSAVRKVKQKDFYELHMEMMDSIDSEPITWIDADHSRPTPVHAVITTEPSRMGVKYN from the exons ATGGCCATCCATCTGAGGAATGGCAAGACGTATGAAGGCCCATCTCTGTCTGAGACCACGAAGGACGCTATTCTTGAGCCTAAGGCTGCCGTGGCAGAGAAACTGAAGGGCAAGATAACTGAACAAAGAGACATTGGAGGCACTTCTGGAGTGAAGGTGCCCTTATCTGAAGCACTGAAGCAGAAGACAAAGAAGGATGAGCAGTTTGCTCGATTCCTAGATATATTCAGGAAGGTGCACGTGAACATCCCACTGATTGAGGCACTACAAGCAGATGCCGAAGTATGGGAAGTTTCTGAAGGAGGTGATAGCCCAGAAGACCA TGCTCTGCTGCAAAGGAAACTGCCTGCCAAGCTGAAGGATCCTGGAAGTTTCACTGTCGACTGCCTCATTGGGGGCTATAAGGTGGAGAATGCTCTCTGCGATCTAGGCGCGAGCATTAATCTAATGCCACTATCGGTGTTCAAGCAAATGAACATTGGTACTTTGAAGCCCACCTCAGCCACACTACAGATGGCAGACAGATCTGTCGTGTATCCAAAGGGCATCGTGGAAGACCTACTGATTAAGGTCGGGGAATTTATTTTTCCCATCGACTTTATGGTCTTGGACATGGAAGAAGACAAGGGAGTCCCCCTACTGCTAGGACGTCCCTTCCTTGCCACTGCTGAGGCAAATATAAACGTGAAAAAGGGAGAGTTGACAATCTTCATGGGAGAAGAAAGTCAAACGTTTTCCCAAAAACCGAGAAGCATGGATGGAAGAACTGAGGAGTGCAAGGTGGTGCGTCTGAAGCACCAAGTGACTACTGAAGAAGGAGGATCGAGTGCAGTCAGAAAAGTGAAGCAGAAGGACTTTTATGAGCTTCACATGGAGATGATGGATTCCATTGACTCGGAGCCAATAACATGGATCGATGCAGACCATAGTCGCCCTACACCGGTGCACGCGGTGATCACTACTGAACCCTCTAGGATGGGGGTAAaatacaactga